One part of the Huiozyma naganishii CBS 8797 chromosome 13, complete genome genome encodes these proteins:
- the SWT1 gene encoding mRNA-processing endoribonuclease (similar to Saccharomyces cerevisiae YOR166C; ancestral locus Anc_6.54): protein MVLQSIHSGRSNARSNRQASMEPSATQLHALKQITKSDHKYSLADLDRIIMHDGEDGSEPNMKQHNKTRARRRKIQDEQRNDSDTAKRDTLYNVQNNSSEHIEVGSGSKQPNLFGKNEEGQEDVHRKDMDDEMEIESVSNYLSDQRTHPIENKYSRLRLNETDNISMDPKRLQTAFILDSNFIISHLQTLEGLKQLSEQYHHIIVIPRTVIKELDGLKTSNNAEISKLARAGNDWIYKNLANLHSGIIGQKLKQRINPAATKDDSILDCCLYFKEIIGCFTILLSNDKNLCLKALTEEVLTVSYRKGMTSELIAQRAYQENMLKFGDGSGTNIDNIGGSKGDQVLERTKENLLDNVHEEGAGIFEQIEKLAVAAVNKCMIESYGNDLALIGFDPNNLSSLHDCVTCICEYWISVFSGYLNNSSLNHMDQWKGLPDVLLRPPETLQDLDNLISFWKEALEYIFLCSEEFEHEQLQRLFHEWDQFI, encoded by the coding sequence ATGGTACTTCAATCGATCCATAGCGGGAGGTCCAATGCCCGTTCGAACAGGCAGGCTTCCATGGAGCCAAGTGCGACACAATTACATGCTTTGAAGCAAATAACCAAAAGCGATCATAAGTACAGTCTGGCAGACCTGGACAGAATAATAATGCATGACGGGGAGGACGGGAGTGAGCCAAACATGAAGCAACATAACAAGACAAGGGCTAGAAGGAGAAAGATACAGGACGAACAGAGGAATGACTCAGATACGGCCAAACGAGATACTTTATACAATGTACAGAATAACTCATCTGAACACATAGAAGTGGGGTCCGGGTCAAAGCAGCCAAAcctttttggaaaaaatgaagagGGGCAAGAAGATGTTCATAGGAAGGATATGGATGATGAAATGGAAATTgaatctgtttcaaattaCTTATCTGACCAACGAACGCACCCCATCGAGAACAAATATAGTAGGTTGAGACTGAATGAAACCGATAATATATCGATGGATCCGAAAAGACTACAAACTGCCTTTATATTGGACAGTAATTTTATCATATCGCATTTACAAACTTTGGAGGGCCTAAAACAATTGAGTGAACAATACCATCATATTATAGTCATTCCAAGGACTGTGATCAAAGAACTAGATGGCTTGAAGACGAGTAACAACGCGGAGATTTCAAAACTTGCAAGAGCCGGCAATGACTGGATTTATAAAAACCTGGCTAATTTACATTCGGGCATAATTGGACAAAAGCTGAAGCAAAGAATCAATCCGGCGGCTACCAAGGACGATTCCATTCTGGATTGTTGCTtatatttcaaagaaataaTAGGATGCTTCACCATCCTATTGTCAAACGACAAGAACCTCTGCTTGAAAGCACTCACAGAGGAGGTGCTGACGGTATCATACCGGAAAGGAATGACCAGCGAACTAATTGCTCAAAGGGCGTATCAGGAGAATATGCTAAAATTCGGTGATGGTAGTGGTACAAATATTGATAATATTGGCGGATCAAAGGGAGATCAAGTCCTTGAGAGGACTAAAGAAAATCTTCTTGATAACGTTCACGAAGAAGGGGCTGGGATTTTCGAGCAAATCGAAAAGCTagctgttgctgctgtcAATAAATGTATGATAGAGAGCTATGGCAATGATTTAGCTTTAATCGGGTTTGACCCCAATAACCTGTCAAGCTTGCACGATTGCGTCACTTGCATTTGTGAGTATTGGATTTCCGTATTTTCTGGGTATTTGAACAACAGTTCACTAAATCACATGGATCAATGGAAGGGCTTGCCCGATGTCTTATTACGACCACCTGAAACTTTGCAAGATCTGGACAATTTGATTTCTTTCTGGAAAGAGGCTTTGGAGTATATTTTCTTGTGTAGTGAAGAGTTCGAGCAcgaacaacttcaacggCTCTTTCACGAATGGGATCAGTTCATATGA
- the TTI1 gene encoding Tti1p (similar to Saccharomyces cerevisiae YKL033W; ancestral locus Anc_2.541), whose protein sequence is MSEQFQELKPICVAVSKYAFLPQDAFDGESKELLKHMRELNSTLENIDAQGSDNGKLVEYVFIPISHILNQSQLGRPQTKEVLRTLTQLFRIYWQHEALFSDKLATQLFPILNYLIKNLDQPPNSQSKIVTIDALSIFFTALGNQSYATTFFTDNDFRLLSHLTDVIQFILTILLETPEDHSLQLKICGILSELYRRLLSHEVLSYVLPGNISVLTKVLCIPGVNVNYRVICKVIQLYGYLLMNVYDDLELQTTVPGLEDVAELGKQEITVRKPFRHRDSKWLKATRGQILLALQNCIPVLIKRNNSKINETLVRMISQTLSSCAKSLNNCIPLLIETLLNLGESPSVELYTYSDTVYDIARNKLVMQIPHSLQFHVEQTFNSLQYAIKTGLSNHPNNNVLVKEALEAVVNGLDSLFCSRIKKPNEKILVQSSKVILHGLILEPSEMQLLPSNVIDKKLEYILVQFISEIGQTFQSDSELAETIDYLLNHEGNDNNRIRQSISLFVSATLLHKTTVTDDTSPIDEILVTDTSVITKEEASYTILEYISGLSTLENELTDFSRCCILYSLNIMAQNLQAEFQTELIDFLYPIVEDIISSSPAVRQFATNCVVTLSNVLYQGSIKELILQNVDYMIESISQRLNLGMTGQVTTVLMLVCQMAGYETVLSFKDVLETIFKLLDYYHGYDDLCQQIFQFFEVVTVEMKRLYLPNTDAVYRLGDPHSNHSTFKPWGLTTEDQMERLINSVKTPPTVIDEDLPLGENEPANFQEYFDAKLKIKQEDKDSDDEADDEEEQLKNGPPKVEWISPIPRESYRTLIQFNQYGERLLTHPSKPLKIQILKVMKMVTSMLSTQYDLLLPQVAQVWDSVVRCTSDTDHSIVNAACETLKEIIDYSGDFIAKRFLDLWPYLKKNCALLRETRYKGSFSVSNAVIPKRNFPPVTQNALISMSNMLLSGLQKTEVQWDETDVLDVIQCCLLVVPLRRIAEQSLFLSDICWCLSHDT, encoded by the coding sequence ATGTCGGAGCAGTTTCAGGAACTAAAACCGATTTGCGTCGCCGTATCAAAATATGCGTTTTTGCCACAGGATGCCTTTGATGGTGAGTCGAAAGAATTATTGAAACATATGAGGGAGTTGAACTCCACACTAGAAAATATTGATGCACAGGGGAGTGATAATGGGAAACTAGTGGAATACGTATTCATCCCCATATCTCATATATTAAACCAAAGCCAATTGGGCCGCCCACAAACAAAGGAAGTATTAAGGACCCTCACACAGCTGTTCCGAATTTACTGGCAACATGAAGCACTCTTCAGTGATAAGTTGGCTACACAGTTGTTCCCCATACTCAATTACCTGATCAAAAATCTTGACCAACCGCCGAATTCACAGTCAAAAATCGTAACAATTGATGCTCtcagtattttttttactgCCCTTGGCAACCAGTCTTACGCTACCACGTTTTTCACAGACAATGATTTCCGACTCCTTTCGCACCTTACGGACGTCATCCAATTCATACTGACGATATTGCTTGAAACTCCAGAAGATCATTCCTTACAGCTAAAAATTTGCGGAATTCTCTCCGAACTCTATAGACGATTACTTTCTCATGAAGTGCTCTCATATGTTCTTCCAGGCAATATCTCTGTTCTGACCAAAGTACTTTGTATTCCAGGTGTCAATGTCAATTATAGAGTGATTTGCAAGGTGATTCAACTATACGGCTATCTTTTGATGAACGTATACGATGATTTAGAATTGCAGACAACAGTTCCTGGCTTAGAAGATGTAGCTGAATTGgggaaacaagaaataacTGTTAGAAAACCATTTAGACACAGAGACTCCAAATGGCTCAAAGCAACGAGAGGCCAGATATTACTGGCGTTACAAAACTGCATACCCGTGCTGATAAAGAGAAATAACTCAAAGATCAATGAAACCCTTGTACGCATGATATCACAGACTTTATCCAGCTGTGCTAAATCATTAAATAATTGCATACCATTGCTTATCGAAACATTACTAAATTTGGGGGAGAGTCCGTCGGTCGAATTGTACACTTACAGCGATACAGTATATGATATCGCAAGAAATAAGCTAGTCATGCAAATTCCACATTCCTTACAATTCCATGTTGAACAAACGTTCAACTCATTGCAATATGCCATCAAAACAGGTCTATCAAATCATCCAAATAACAATGTGCTTGTCAAAGAAGCACTAGAAGCTGTGGTAAATGGACTTGACTCGTTATTTTGTTCTCGGATTAAGAAGCCAAACGAAAAAATATTAGTCCAGTCCAGTAAAGTGATATTGCATGGTCTTATCCTTGAGCCCAGTGAAATGCAACTACTTCCTTCCAATGTTATAGACAAAAAACTAGAATACATCTTGGTCCAGTTTATATCGGAAATTGGTCAAACATTTCAGTCTGATAGTGAATTAGCTGAGACAATTGACTATTTACTTAACCATGAGGGAAATGACAATAATAGAATAAGACAGAGCATATCTCTGTTTGTTTCGGCTACGCTGTTACATAAAACTACAGTCACCGATGACACATCTCCTATAGACGAAATTCTAGTCACGGATACTAGCGTAAtaacaaaagaagaagccaGTTACACCATTCTAGAATACATTAGCGGCCTTTCCACCCTAGAAAATGAGTTGACAGATTTTTCGCGATGTTGCATATTATACTCACTAAACATAATGGCCCAAAATCTTCAAGCGGAATTTCAAACAGAGTTAATTGACTTTCTTTATCCAATCGTGGAGGATATCATTTCTTCGTCCCCGGCTGTACGTCAGTTTGCCACGAATTGCGTTGTCACATTATCGAACGTATTATATCAAGGCTCaatcaaagagttgatATTACAAAACGTAGATTATATGATTGAATCTATCTCTCAGAGGTTGAATTTAGGCATGACTGGTCAGGTAACTACTGTGCTAATGCTCGTGTGCCAAATGGCAGGCTATGAAACAGTCCTTTCCTTTAAAGATGTACTTGAAACAATTTTCAAGCTCCTGGATTACTACCACGGATATGACGACCTTTGCCAACAGATatttcagttttttgaGGTTGTCACTGTAGAGATGAAAAGATTGTATCTTCCAAACACTGATGCAGTTTACAGACTTGGTGACCCTCACTCAAATCATAGTACATTTAAACCTTGGGGTTTGACAACTGAGGATCAAATGGAACGGTTAATAAACTCCGTGAAAACCCCGCCAACTGTGATTGATGAGGACCTTCCCTTGGGGGAGAACGAACCAGCCAATTTTCAAGAGTATTTCGATGCCAAACTGAAAATAAAGCAGGAGGATAAAGATAGTGACGATGAAGcggatgacgaggaggaacagcTGAAAAATGGCCCTCCAAAAGTTGAATGGATATCCCCGATACCGCGAGAGTCGTACAGAACCTTGATCCAATTCAACCAGTACGGAGAGAGGCTGCTAACACACCCGTCAAAACCATTAAAGATACAAATTCTGAAGGTTATGAAAATGGTTACGTCAATGCTATCTACTCAATACGATCTCTTACTTCCTCAAGTTGCGCAAGTGTGGGATTCTGTAGTACGTTGCACCAGCGATACCGACCATTCGATCGTAAACGCTGCCTGTGAAACGTTAAAAGAGATAATCGATTACTCAGGGGACTTTATCGCCAAACGATTTCTCGATCTATGGCcatatttgaaaaagaacTGTGCTTTACTCAGGGAGACTCGATACAAGGGTTCGTTTAGTGTTAGCAATGCTGTCATTCCCAAACGCAATTTCCCTCCAGTTACCCAAAATGCTCTAATCAGTATGTCAAATATGTTGCTATCGGGATTGCAGAAGACAGAAGTACAGTGGGATGAGACAGATGTCTTAGATGTGATACAATGCTGCCTTTTGGTTGTCCCCTTGAGGCGAATCGCGGAACAGTCGCTGTTCCTCAGTGACATTTGCTGGTGCTTGTCACATGATACGTAA
- the GLN4 gene encoding glutamine--tRNA ligase (similar to Saccharomyces cerevisiae GLN4 (YOR168W); ancestral locus Anc_6.51), with the protein MSTVDELTEQFAAVGFDEPKVKEIVKNKKVAASLSQLLLEASADTEWDKSNRALLHNLATLIKGSDLPHHEWIVEGIVSGDLKTNLQIDSAFKYLKSAGDNATKESLKSESGVGVTVTEDQVRNSVAVYLQDNKDTIMTERYKIVPKLFASIKNLPELKWAEPRYFKPIIDQEVLKMLGPKDERDTVKPKKAKQTKNQQDGKGKKAQAETAKPTRSMFSEGFLGDLHKVGENPQAYPELMVEHLKATAGKVHTRFPPEPNGYLHIGHSKAIMVNFGYAKYHDGVCYLRFDDTNPEAEAPEYFESIKRMVSWLGFEPWKITYSSDYFDKLYELAKVLIKNGKGYICHCTAEEIRRGRGIKEDGQPGGERFGCKHRENSIEKNLEEFENMKEGKYQPGEATLRMKQDFSSPSPQMWDLIAYRVLNAPHPRTGSKWKIYPTYDFTHCLVDSFENITHSLCTTEFYLSRESYEWLCDQVHVFRPAQREYGRLNITGTILSKRKIAKLVEEKIVRGWDDPRLYTLEAIRRRGVPPGAILSFINTLGVTTSVTNIQAVRFESAIRKYLEETTPRLMFVLDPIEVVVDNLPEDHEELVEVPYKAGSAEFGSRTLPFTNRFYIDRSDFSETVDDKEFFRLTPSQSVGLVKVPRTVTFVSVEKDANGHITRLHVNYDSEKKKPKTYIQWVPVSAKYNSPVRIEETRVYNQLFNSENPSAVAGGFLKDINPESEVCHKGSVVEHNFHSVMENKLEVPHTGEFYVKEDPNGKETHRFQGMRVGYFTLDKESTADKIILNEIVGLKDGGSK; encoded by the coding sequence ATGAGTACTGTGGATGAATTGACGGAACagtttgctgctgtgggaTTTGACGAACCCAAAGTCAAAGAAATTGTTAAAAACAAGAAGGTTGCCGCTTCTTTATCTCAGCTGCTTCTTGAGGCTTCCGCTGACACTGAGTGGGATAAGAGTAACAGAGCACTATTGCATAATCTTGCCACTTTGATTAAGGGTTCAGACCTGCCACATCATGAATGGATTGTTGAAGGGATTGTTTCTGGAGATTTGAAAACTAACTTGCAGATTGATTCTGCattcaaatatttgaaatcGGCTGGTGACAATGCGACAAAGGAATCCCTGAAATCCGAATCCGGTGTTGGTGTCACCGTTACTGAAGATCAGGTAAGAAActctgttgctgtttatTTACAAGACAACAAGGATACGATTATGACCGAAAGGTACAAGATAGTTCCTAAATTGTTTGCCTCCATTAAAAACTTACCTGAGCTGAAGTGGGCTGAACCTCGTTATTTCAAACCAATTATCGACCAAGAGGTTTTGAAAATGTTGGGCCCCAAGGATGAAAGAGATACGGTTAAACCAAAGAAGGCAAAGCAAACCAAGAATCAACAAGACGGCAAGGGCAAGAAAGCTCAAGCCGAAACTGCTAAACCTACCAGAAGCATGTTCAGTGAAGGCTTCTTGGGGGACCTTCACAAGGTTGGCGAAAACCCACAAGCTTACCCTGAGTTGATGGTCGAACATTTGAAAGCCACCGCAGGGAAAGTCCACACTAGATTCCCACCTGAGCCAAACGGGTATTTGCATATTGGTCATTCGAAGGCGATTATGGTAAACTTCGGGTATGCCAAGTACCACGACGGTGTTTGCTACCTAAGATTTGATGACACCAACCCAGAAGCAGAAGCCCCTGAATACTTTGAATCCATTAAAAGAATGGTTTCTTGGCTTGGGTTTGAACCTTGGAAAATTACATACTCCAGTGATTACTTCGACAAATTGTATGAGTTGGCTAAAGTGTTGATCAAAAACGGAAAGGGGTACATCTGCCACTGTACTGCAGAAGAGATTAGACGTGGCCGTGGTATCAAAGAGGATGGGCAACCGGGTGGTGAAAGATTCGGTTGTAAGCATCGCGAAAACTCTATTGAAAAGAACTTGGAAGAATTCGAAAACATGAAAGagggaaaatatcaacCAGGTGAAGCGACTTTGAGAATGAAACAAGATTTCTCTTCCCCAAGCCCTCAAATGTGGGATTTGATTGCCTACAGAGTGTTGAATGCGCCACATCCTAGAACTGGCTCCAAGTGGAAGATTTATCCAACGTATGACTTCACCCACTGTCTAGTCGATTCCTTTGAGAACATTACACACTCTCTGTGCACCACTGAATTCTACTTGTCTCGTGAAAGTTATGAGTGGCTATGTGACCAAGTCCATGTCTTCAGGCCCGCTCAAAGAGAGTATGGTCGTTTGAACATTACCGGTACCATATTATCCAAGCGTAAGATCGCAAAATTAgtcgaagaaaaaattgtacGCGGCTGGGATGATCCAAGGCTGTACACCCTAGAGGCTATCCGGAGACGTGGTGTTCCTCCAGGTGCTATTTTGTCCTTCATCAACACTCTAGGTGTTACGACAAGTGTAACAAATATTCAAGCTGTCAGATTCGAAAGTGCCATCAGAAAGTACTTGGAAGAAACCACCCCAAGACTGATGTTTGTTTTGGATCCAATCGAAGTAGTGGTTGATAACTTACCAGAAGACCATGAGGAACTAGTGGAGGTCCCTTACAAAGCTGGGTCCGCAGAATTTGGCTCTCGTACCCTACCATTCACCAACAGATTCTACATCGACCGTTCCGATTTCTCTGAAACCGTTGATGACAAGGAATTCTTCAGATTAACTCCATCCCAATCAGTAGGTTTGGTGAAAGTCCCACGTACCGTTACGTTTGTAAGTGTTGAAAAGGACGCCAACGGCCACATTACCAGACTGCATGTGAACTACGATTccgaaaagaagaagccaAAGACCTACATTCAATGGGTGCCAGTATCAGCCAAGTACAACTCACCAGTGCGCATTGAAGAAACTCGTGTTTACAAccaattgttcaattccgAGAATCCCTCTGCTGTCGCCGGTggtttcttgaaggacatAAACCCTGAGAGTGAAGTTTGCCACAAGGGatctgttgttgaacacaACTTTCATTCAGTAATGGAAAACAAATTAGAAGTACCACATACTGGTGAATTTTATGTGAAGGAGGATCCAAACGGTAAGGAAACACATAGATTCCAGGGGATGCGCGTTGGGTATTTCACTCTGGACAAAGAATCAACGGCCGATAAGATTATCTTGAATGAAATTGTCGGACTAAAAGATGGTGGCTCCAAATAA
- the LCB4 gene encoding sphinganine kinase LCB4 (similar to Saccharomyces cerevisiae LCB5 (YLR260W) and LCB4 (YOR171C); ancestral locus Anc_6.48) — translation MSRFRLKPLPRAILTDDGVLIKSQNANPLSFHSNALRDPDAGPDDKGCDDGTHERGAGESMFCLTCLSDSTNFDSNGRGILPMNTVIPYGRIINAHNVRSLGATQTTKKSKQDTTISTALLANDDDGLSMDLENDAMDYVIDLVFVLPLEKNVVPRTVRLNIDYVPLSPASSDLAEVILKRSYKNARRNKKMLVIINPFGGKGQAKNLFFQRAAPILDASGSDYDIAYTERSRHAVEIAESLDIDKYDTIVCASGDGIPYEVLNGLYRRIDRVAAFNKIVVTQLPCGSGNAMSISCHWTMNTSYAALCLLKSQESRIDVMCCQQPSYSDQPRLSFLSQTYGIIAESDINTEFIRWMGPIRFNIGVAFNLLQGKTYACDVYVKYAAKTKHDMKVHYLLHKKTAELIFDSPPASSSSASLSQSNPLNEHLQSASSSSLSTPPTPAQESVISSEDFNLKYSLSDPIPEEWERLSSDITDNLSIFYTGKMPYIADKTKFFPAALPADGAIDLVIMNSTTSVRRMTPILLSLDDGTHVMQPEVLHSKVSAFRLVPHIEEGLISVDGEKFPLEPMQVEVLPSLVKTLLRNGSYIDTEFDTLLST, via the coding sequence ATGAGTAGGTTCAGACTTAAACCACTGCCACGGGCTATTCTTACGGACGATGGTGTTTTGATCAAATCGCAGAATGCCAACCCTCTGTCCTTCCATTCGAATGCGCTGCGTGACCCGGATGCGGGTCCGGATGACAAGGGGTGCGATGATGGTACTCACGAACGTGGGGCAGGCGAGTCAATGTTCTGTTTGACTTGTCTTAGCGATTCGACCAACTTCGATTCAAATGGCCGCGGTATCTTACCAATGAATACCGTGATTCCTTACGGGAGGATAATAAATGCGCACAATGTGCGTTCCTTGGGGGCAACTCAAACCACAAAGAAATCGAAACAGGATACTACTATAAGTACTGCGCTTTTAGCGAATGATGATGACGGTTTGTCAATGGACTTAGAGAACGACGCCATGGACTATGTGATCGACCTCGTGTTTGTGCTAcctttggaaaaaaatgttgtGCCACGGACTGTCAGGCTCAATATAGACTACGTCCCCCTATCGCCTGCTTCGTCGGACCTTGCGGAGGTAATCCTGAAGAGAAGCTATAAGAACGCTCGAAGGAATAAGAAAATGCTGGTCATTATAAACCCATTCGGTGGTAAAGGCCAGGCCAAGAACCTGTTCTTTCAAAGGGCTGCGCCAATATTAGACGCAAGTGGGTCGGATTACGACATCGCGTACACGGAAAGATCAAGACATGCCGTAGAGATTGCAGAGTCCCTGGATATCGACAAATACGACACGATCGTCTGCGCGTCAGGCGATGGGATCCCCTACGAGGTGCTAAACGGACTATACCGCCGAATAGACCGTGTAGCGGCCTTCAATAAAATTGTCGTGACTCAGCTGCCCTGCGGGTCCGGCAACGCAATGAGCATCTCCTGCCACTGGACGATGAATACGTCGTATGCGGCATTGTGCTTGCTGAAATCACAGGAGTCCCGCATAGACGTCATGTGCTGTCAACAACCATCATACAGCGACCAACCCCGCTTGTCGTTTCTGTCGCAAACATACGGTATAATAGCGGAATCGGACATAAACACAGAGTTTATCAGATGGATGGGCCCAATCAGATTCAACATCGGTGTCGCATTCAACCTTTTACAGGGGAAAACTTACGCATGCGACGTGTACGTGAAGTATGCAgcgaaaacaaaacatGACATGAAAGTACATTACCTGCTTCATAAAAAAACAGCAGAACTTATATTCGATTCCCCACccgcgtcgtcgtcctccgCATCACTTTCCCAGAGCAACCCACTTAACGAACATTTGCAGAGTgcctcatcatcatcattatcCACACCCCCAACACCCGCACAGGAAAGTGTAATCTCGTCAGAAGACTTCAATTTGAAGTATTCATTATCGGATCCTATCCCTGAAGAATGGGAACGTCTCAGTTCTGACATAACAGACAATTTGTCAATATTCTACACAGGTAAAATGCCGTACATTGCGGACAAGACGAAATTTTTCCCCGCGGCACTACCTGCAGATGGCGCTATTGATCTTGTCATAATGAACTCAACTACATCAGTAAGACGAATGACACCTATCTTACTGTCCCTAGATGATGGGACACACGTCATGCAACCGGAAGTGCTACATTCAAAAGTGTCTGCGTTTAGACTGGTACCCCATATCGAAGAAGGATTGATATCTGTTGACGGAGAGAAATTCCCATTGGAACCAATGCAGGTGGAGGTTCTTCCTTCCCTCGTCAAAACGTTACTGAGAAACGGATCATACATTGACACTGAGTTTGACACTTTACTCAGCACATGA
- the KNAG0M01120 gene encoding uncharacterized protein, which translates to MSLRTPPHSGSQSPSTGRKSRALSLDQLVNKDNTPGYTPNPRLVPISEEAKNYPGEVTLPSIRKLFGKFLGDDAPIRPQTVRSTPTYYYCPYNPFSEGSATERHNVPQLQLPTKTNWKHKNFRPFQLSVGSLKPAETLSPSSKREKVTKNRKTYRNPHPMDGRPCTHCNSLEKTPEWRSGPYGRKHKICNACGLFYLKLKAKFGERAANLLMHYRKTHEVKNRKVPSVIDIPHEFIVQLNLAVENVEKNEEINERIGTSTSA; encoded by the coding sequence aTGTCGCTAAGAACACCTCCTCACTCAGGTAGTCAATCTCCAAGCACAGGCAGAAAAAGTCGTGCTTTGTCTCTTGATCAGTTGGTGAACAAGGACAATACACCAGGATACACGCCAAATCCAAGACTGGTTCCAATTAGTGAGGAAGCTAAGAATTATCCAGGTGAAGTAACCTTACCTAGTATTAGGAAATTATTTGGGAAGTTTTTGGGCGATGATGCCCCCATCCGTCCTCAAACTGTTCGGTCAACGCCAACATATTATTATTGTCCATATAATCCATTTAGTGAAGGCTCCGCCACTGAAAGACACAATGTTCCACAACTTCAATTGCCAACTAAGACAAACTGGAAACACAAAAATTTTCGCCCTTTCCAACTTTCGGTCGGTTCATTAAAGCCAGCTGAAACGTTGtcaccttcttcaaaaagggaaaaagTGACCAAAAACCGCAAAACCTACCGCAACCCACATCCAATGGACGGGAGACCATGTACCCACTGTAATTCATTGGAGAAGACCCCGGAGTGGCGTTCGGGTCCCTACGGACGCAAGCACAAAATTTGCAATGCCTGTGGTTTATTTTACCTTAAGTTGAAGGCAAAATTTGGTGAGAGAGCCGCCAATTTATTGATGCACTATCGTAAAACCCATGAGGtcaaaaacagaaaagTCCCATCTGTAATTGATATCCCTCATGAGTTTATTGTGCAGTTGAATTTGGCTGTGGagaatgttgaaaaaaatgaggaaatCAATGAGCGTATTGGAACTTCCACCTCAGCCTAA